Genomic segment of Syngnathus acus chromosome 10, fSynAcu1.2, whole genome shotgun sequence:
ATACCTCTGCTCCACTTGACGTTGAAAAGTACAACAGGATGTGCGTGACGTCATTCCAAAGCCTTTAAAGacaagcaataaaataaaataaaaacagtaacAGGCTTTGAAAGTGTAGGTGTTGGATAGTGATAGCACCTCAGTGGGTACGTGAGcgtttaaaatacaatttaaacgTAGCATCCAGGCAATgaaagattgaaaaaaaaaaaaaaagaccttggTGACAAAGGTTCACTTATTGCCACCGTGAATGACAAAGATGCTCAGTCAAGCACAGGTGGGATTAAGCGTCTCTCTAAAATATCTCCACGACATGCCAAAAGACTCAGCTCAGTACAACTAGACAATAAAGGTCATCTTGTCAATTTTCTTTCTCACTATATTTTCAGATGATATAGCTTCAGTTTGtctgtttatttgaaattagTGACGTGAATAATTTTCTTCTTTGAATTTGTACCATGAAACCAACAGAGGACATTGTTTATTGGCTGAAAAACGATTTCACACGGGGTACACGTGGCTGAAAATAGGTTGAGCACCACTGCACTAAAACAAGGGCAGAAAGTCACATTCATCATCATTCAGGAGCCAGCGGCTGCATTTCATTTCTATTTCATttccttcaaataaaaatgacagcaaGTCGGACGAGGAGTGAACAAGCGGGACACCTCCTGTCCAAACGGGCTGTACAAAGGCCTTGAGCACAAAAGTGTGCACATCCCAGCATCTCAACAGGTGAACGTGGAAAAAGCAAAAGGGAGTCTGGGATCAGAACTGTCTTTGGATTTCTGCGAGGCTTTGAAAGACTTGAGGGACCGTTTGTATAAAGGAAACTTCACTTCCCAACCACGTTTGTCAATATGGGCGCAATTGTACTGGGAAGAAGAGGTGAGCCTCTGATTGGTCGATGTCGCGACCACATCTACTCGGGTGTACGGATCCGTTCAAGGTCCTAACACGTTTGATGACATCGCATGCGGGGGACCCCAACCTGCCCATCAATGGCGCTTTTGCACTATTGCGCAAGATGAAATCAGCAGCGAAGGCGTTTGTCAGCTTGGTACGGACCATTCAGTTCAAGGACAACTTGAGCCTTGTTTTCTACTTTTGGGCGGCCCAATCCGGCTAGCCTCTTTGCAAAGCTGCCCGCGTGCCATTCGTGCGGAGATGTTGACAGGTCGCTACAATGTTTCCACGTGCGGCATGCAAGGAACGCTCCCGTTTCTCCACAACGCCGCCGATTCAAGGTCACAGTGATATGTTTCACTTCAGACGCAAAGACCAATACTTTGATACTTTTAAATACTGTATTAAACAAGCTGTCCCCGGAAATGAACTGACGTGTCTTGCATGTACAGGTGCAACACGCACCTAAATGAGAATGtgtgccccctccctccctctcgccATTTTACCGTCAAactgtttctttgtttgttttgcagtcaTCTGTTGAGAACATTCATCAAATTGTTACTATGAGACATTTCCAGGCATGTGCTACATGAATTGTTTATATGTTCCCAATTGCTCATGAtgacaaacactacaaaggCAAGTTCCAAATCTTTTTGCAGTCACTTCTTAGGAATAGTCTTGTACTTCTGTCTTAAGGGCTCCTTATCTCGTCTTATTAACTTGAACAAATCTGCACCTTTATTCAAATAATATCAATTTAAGTAGCCACAAAACCCCAGGGCTGAAGAGTCAGAGATCaggtgactgactgactgactgactgactgatggAACGACACcttccccccccacacacacactctaaTTGCCGTCCCCTGTGCCCTAGGAGCTCTCTGATTGTCCCCCTTGCCGATATCACCCTTCTTTCTTGGTTCTTGTCAGATGTGCCCTATAACTGTGTGCATAGTCATAAAACCCTAGAGAATAGAGGCCCTCTGACATTGCAATTGCCATCCGCATCAGTATCACTGTCTCTCCATCCCCCGAGCACCTCGACCCTTGGGCCACTGGCCCGGTCCAAAATACAACCCGGTATCTGGCTACATCTGAAATcaaatcatgaatcaaatcaTAAATTTAGCATGGACTTTAGAGAactttatataaaaaatggTTCCCTGATAACCCCCCCTCCAATAAAGTTTAGTTCTTCGTAGCTTTGCGGCCTCTGTGACAGTTTGACGTGTCAAGAGAACACCTGGGAGTGTGACGTTATCACATTCTGTCCTTTGATACGTACATAGCTAGGAAAGCAGCAGTGCCTACATCAGGGCCCACATTAATCAGGGCTAGAGCCAAATATGTCTTCCCTCTTCGGACatcaacattttacatttaataattAGTATATGGTTTGTAGAAAAGTATCTGTTGCTCGCTGGATCACTGACTTGATGTTCAGAACCGTACTCCAGGACATCAGCAGGGCTGCGAATTATGTGGTTATAGCGCCCTCTATTGTCCAAGTAGTTCAAAGCAGGCAATTCGCACATCAGGGAAAAACAAGGCGAATGTGTCATTAAAATGGTTTATTCCTTTTCCTAAACCCCAAATCTTGGATTGACTTGGCTGTCCCTCTATAAAGCCATTTACAGGTAGATTGTTTAAGagaataatatatattttttgttttgtacgtATTTATGAAGAGAAAAGTTcataaacaattttgtgaatcTGTGATTCAATTTCTTAGTTAGATTTTCAAACTTTAAATGTAAGACTTTTCAAATAACTGAGTATTAATAAGAATACATTATAATATAACAACTAATAAGAGTTTTTAATTAGGCACAACTACATAGTTTTATCAagagacacgcacacaaacacacgcacacgcacacacgcacacacacacacacacacacttatttatttatttgattagatagatagatagatagacagacagacagacagacagacagacagacagacagatagatagatagatagatagatagatagatagatagatagatagatagatagatagatagatagatagatagatagatagatagatagatagatagatagatagattttCTTGTGAGGTTTAtgtgatgtgtgtgcgtgcgtgtgtataagtgtgcgtgtgtgtgtgtgtgtgtgtggggggggggggggggggcatgaaTGGAGTTGCTTTCGACCTTTCTTATCGTGGGGTCCGCAAAAAGGACACTTCCGGTTTACCCGGAAGTCAGCGTAATTCCCAAAGATGGCGGAGCAAGGTCCGATGGCCATAGCGATGCGGCTACGAAACCAGCTACAGACCGTCTACAAGCTGGACCCTCTAAGAAACGAGGTGAGCGGGATGTGCTTCACTGAGGCGATCGCGCGGAAGGAGCCGCAGGAGGCCGATTTAAGCGTTTACAAAGCAGACACTCGCTCGTCTGTTGTCGCTGAGCTGATGGAAAGAGCGGAGAAGGTGGCGGAGATGAAGGAAGGAGATGCTGGCGGAGAGTGAGCATATCTTGTGTTATCAAGTCAAACCCCCGCGAAAGAACAGCTCCGGTATGCTGCGTTGGCCAGTTCCACACTCGGCAATGCGTCGCTTTTATCAGCTTTGGAGAATGTAAACACCTCCACGGAGTGCCTGCTGTTAACCGAGTACACGCGCTCATGTGGTCTGTCATAAGCTAGCTGCGCGTTCGCGGAGCTGTAAAAGTGCAAAATTTTGTACTCGAGTTTCTTTCAATGACATGTTTTAATTCTGATGATAAGATAAGTGACAGATGCCCTCTCACCCCGTCCGTCCTTCCAGTAGGAGGTCGAAGTTCATGCTCAGTCACTCGGCACTGCAGTTTCGTTGCATGGGAGGTCCACGGTGGCAAACCGGACCCTGTATAGCATTCCCGGCGTCATTTCAAGCAAGCCAAATGTGTTCGTCGTATGGAGTAGAGCAGAACAATGtgtgtcaaagtctgctttattgtcaatttcttcacatgtcaagacacacaaagagatcgaaattacgtttcccactatcccacggtgacaagacatagtatacaatatacatacaagtaaacaacacaaaaagtaaaaataataataaataataaataagagaagcaaaaatggagcaagtgtgcatacagcagacagtcagaatatagcgcaaaagtacagggtgtgtggggggggggggggtcagtaAATTGAATCTTATTCACTCCAAGAACGCTCTCTGTCTCTGCTGCCATAATTAATAGTCCAGTGTTACTCAGAATGTAGTCTGATTTTTCTTTCGATTCTTTTCCATagcgcttgtccccacgggaaTTGCGGTTATCCTGAAGCCTATCCCAACAGTTATCGTGCAGTCGGCGGGAACACCCTGAACtgtttgccagccaatcgcacgGCACACATAGACGAGCAACCATCCACATTCAAAGTCACACCTATGAACAGTTGTCTTCCCAGTATGATTTTaagaaattcaaacaaaaattccCCCCTGATTTTGATATGTTGAATTCTTATCCGCGTTGTTGGGAGACGTTTTTTTTCGGGGGGttaattgttattgttttatcCCAATGCGTTTGATTGGCCGTCACTTACACACCAATTTTGGCTGTTTGGGAGCCTGGTCTGGTCCCACTGAATAGCAGGGGTCTCCAAATCCTCTCGATATTATCAATTTCAATTCATAAGTAGTATGGATGCCGGTCTTGGTATGATGTGTTCCGTTGTGTGTGAGGTATATGTTCTGCAAATGAAACAGTGCCTCTAATAATTTGATGTCTGTGTTGTCAGGAGGAGGTGAAGTTAAAGATAAAGGACCTTAATGAACACATCGTGTGCTACCTTTGTGCCGGTTACTTCATCGACGCCACCACCATCACCGAATGTCTGCACACATGTGAGTACcccaaacattttgttgttgggaGTAACACTTATTCACTGAAATGACCTCCGAACTTAGAACTCTTAGAGAAACTCTCtaatagttttgttttgtgcaacCAATATGGAGTTATTAGTTTTAAGGCCAATGCCAGTATTTGGCTGAGGAAAATTCTGATAACTGATTAACTGactgattatttttcaaaaacaatatcTGATGAATGAAATAACTTCTCTTTAGGCTCCTTAACACttaaacaataaatatatgaattacAGGTGAACATTTAACTGCTTTGaaatgctttatttttgtgataaATTCCACACAGGCCAAACACCTTCACGTGGGGCCCATTAATATTATTAGCTAACATACAAGCAATACTGTACAGGCGAAAATGTAACAGCAGAGGAGATGGAAAATAAGAATATCAATTAATTTAATCAAACAATAACACCACCGTTCCACCGGGGGGCGCTAAAGTAATTTAATCAATTTATTACTTTGCCCTAAACGCAAAGGAAAAcgcaaaaaaatggaaacaaaacgACAACTTAAATattgaatggatttttttttaactgtcaaAATGATCTTTCTGAAACATTTAGGTGGAATTGAATCAAATAATGACCTTTGCCTCTTCTGTATCCTTTCCAGTTTGTAAAAGTTGTATCGTCAAGTACCTACAAACCAGCAAATACTGTCCCATGTGCAACATCAAAATCCACGAGACGCAACCCCTGCTCAACCTCAAGCTGGACCGCGTCATGCAAGACATTGTCTACAAGCTGGTGCCTGGCCTACAAGAAAGTATGTGGACTCCTTCCCATTGCAACTTCCAAAACGTGAGTACCCGACTGATTTCGCTTGTGTTTGACATAGGCGAAGACAAAAGAATAAAGGAGTTCTATCAGTCGCGGGGGTTGGAGAGGGTCATTCAGCCTGCGGGAGACGGTGAGTAtgacaagaaaaatgaatgcaattgGTTTTTAATGATGTTCATTATAATCATCGATCATGTGTCGTGTGCGTTGTTTGTTCTAGATTGTGTGTCGGAAGCGTCAGGTTTACCGTACACCAGCTTCGACCACTCAAAGGCTCACTTTTACAGATATGACGAGCAGGTGTCGTTGTGTTTAGAACGGCTAAGGTGAGATGTGAGCTTTCAAAATGCATCAACAATTAATATTAGGGTGAATTATtacctttttttattgtgtagtTCGTCACTCGCAGGGAAAGATAAGACGAAACTTGCATTACAGGTCAGTCATGTGCACACTCTAATTATATATACAGCTCATACTGAAAATTATACACACTGCAGTTCAAAGCCTTTCTGGTTCCGGAGacatttgatttattcaaACAATTTCCTGTGTGTATGCGCAGCAGAAGTTTGTGCGTTGTTCTGTGCGAGCGGAGGTGAGGCATCTACGCAAAGTGCTTTGTCATCGGCTTAATGTGGAAAAACATCAGGTTGGTGGCATGCG
This window contains:
- the pcgf1 gene encoding polycomb group RING finger protein 1 isoform X2 encodes the protein MAEQGPMAIAMRLRNQLQTVYKLDPLRNEEEVKLKIKDLNEHIVCYLCAGYFIDATTITECLHTFCKSCIVKYLQTSKYCPMCNIKIHETQPLLNLKLDRVMQDIVYKLVPGLQESEDKRIKEFYQSRGLERVIQPAGDDCVSEASGLPYTSFDHSKAHFYRYDEQVSLCLERLSSSLAGKDKTKLALQKFVRCSVRAEVRHLRKVLCHRLNVEKHQVQMLFNNEFLPDHMTMKRLWLSHWFGKAQPLVLHYTIKDKRSR
- the pcgf1 gene encoding polycomb group RING finger protein 1 isoform X1, which codes for MAEQGPMAIAMRLRNQLQTVYKLDPLRNEEEVKLKIKDLNEHIVCYLCAGYFIDATTITECLHTFCKSCIVKYLQTSKYCPMCNIKIHETQPLLNLKLDRVMQDIVYKLVPGLQESEDKRIKEFYQSRGLERVIQPAGDDCVSEASGLPYTSFDHSKAHFYRYDEQVSLCLERLSSSLAGKDKTKLALQQKFVRCSVRAEVRHLRKVLCHRLNVEKHQVQMLFNNEFLPDHMTMKRLWLSHWFGKAQPLVLHYTIKDKRSR